From Ictidomys tridecemlineatus isolate mIctTri1 chromosome 2, mIctTri1.hap1, whole genome shotgun sequence, the proteins below share one genomic window:
- the Chrm2 gene encoding muscarinic acetylcholine receptor M2 has protein sequence MNNSTNSSNNGLAITSPYKTFEVVFIVLVAGSLSLVTIIGNILVMVSIKVNRHLQTVNNYFLFSLACADLIIGVFSMNLYTLYTVIGYWPLGPVVCDLWLALDYVVSNASVMNLLIISFDRYFCVTKPLTYPVKRTTKMAGMMIAAAWVLSFILWAPAILFWQFIVGVRTVEDGECYIQFFSNAAVTFGTAIAAFYLPVIIMTVLYWHISRASKSRIKKEKKEPVANQDPVSPSLVQGRIVKPNNNNMPGNDGGLEHNKIQNGKATRDAVTENCVQGEEKESSNDSTSVSAVASNMRDDEITQDENTVSTSLGHSKDENSKQTCIKIVTKTQKGDSCTPTNTTVELVGSSGQNGEEKQNIVARKIVKMTKQPAKKKPPPSREKKVTRTILAILLAFIITWAPYNVMVLINTFCAPCIPNTVWTIGYWLCYINSTINPACYALCNATFKKTFKHLLMCHYKNIGATR, from the coding sequence ATGAATAACTCAACAAACTCCTCTAATAATGGCCTGGCAATCACCAGTCCTTATAAGACATTTGAAGTGGTTTTTATTGTCCTTGTGGCTGGATCCCTCAGCTTGGTGACTATTATCGGAAATATCCTGGTCATGGTTTCCATTAAAGTCAACCGCCACCTCCAGACAGTCAACAACTATTTTTTGTTCAGTTTGGCCTGTGCTGACCTCATCATAGGTGTTTTCTCCATGAACTTGTACACCCTCTACACTGTGATCGGCTACTGGCCTCTAGGACCTGTGGTGTGTGACCTTTGGCTAGCCTTGGACTATGTGGTCAGCAATGCCTCTGTCATGAATCTGCTCATCATCAGCTTTGACAGGTACTTCTGTGTCACCAAACCTCTGACCTACCCCGTTAAGCGGACCACGAAAATGGCAGGGATGATGATCGCAGCCGCTTGGGTCCTGTCCTTTATCCTCTGGGCTCCGGCCATTCTCTTCTGGCAGTTCATTGTAGGGGTGAGAACTGTGGAGGATGGGGAATGCTACATTCAGTTTTTCTCCAATGCTGCTGTCACCTTTGGTACTGCCATTGCAGCCTTCTATCTGCCAGTGATCATCATGACTGTGCTGTATTGGCATATATCCCGAGCCAGCAAGAGCAGgataaagaaggagaagaaggagccCGTGGCCAACCAAGATCCAGTTTCTCCAAGTCTGGTGCAAGGAAGAATAGTGAAGCCAAATAATAACAACATGCCCGGCAATGACGGTGGCCTGGAGCACAACAAAATCCAGAATGGCAAGGCCACCAGAGATGCTGTGACCGAGAACTGCGTCcagggggaagagaaagagagctcCAACGATTCCACCTCAGTCAGTGCTGTGGCCTCCAATATGAGAGATGATGAAATAACCCAGGATGAAAACACAGTTTCCACTTCCTTGGGCCATTCCAAAGATGAGAACTCGAAGCAAACATGCATCAAAATTGTCACCAAGACCCAAAAAGGTGACTCCTGTACGCCAACTAATACCACCGTGGAGCTAGTTGGGTCTTCTGGTCAGAACggagaagaaaaacagaacattGTAGCCCGTAAGATTGTGAAGATGACCAAGCAGCCTGCAAAGAAGAAGCCTCCTCCTTCCCGGGAAAAGAAAGTGACCAGGACAATCTTGGCTATCCTGTTGGCTTTCATCATCACCTGGGCCCCATACAATGTCATGGTGCTCATTAACACCTTCTGTGCACCATGCATCCCCAACACAGTGTGGACCATTGGTTATTGGCTCTGTTACATCAACAGTACTATCAACCCTGCCTGCTATGCACTGTGTAATGCCACCTTCAAGAAGACCTTTAAACACCTTCTCATGTGTCATTACAAGAACATAGGTGCAACAAGgtaa